Genomic window (Diabrotica undecimpunctata isolate CICGRU chromosome 6, icDiaUnde3, whole genome shotgun sequence):
atacggatgagattcctttagtcgtcTCAAGATCTTgtgcaacacagtgggctagagagacttatgcggaacactaaaaagatcctgctaaacttctgtggtcacgccgaatgtagcactctttctctctacgtaatttgacataaattcattaaagcttggtcgccggtcatctttgatcttatgttaaagggttcgtgcttcttctgtttcatttgagccagcataaggtgcaagacgatttatgtgaactacttttggtttacctttcggcaacttcttaatttggtatattacgtcatttattctctttttaatttcatacggaccttcccattgtctttgcagtttaggagacaggtctcgacgacgttgtggattataaagccaaacaagatcacctactttatagcattcattcttgcatcgagaatcatattgatctttcattctgtcactggataactggatgtgttgttgggcaagttcatgaatgttgttcattcttaacttcaggcggtcgacataatcttcgcttgcaacatgttcttcggaaggtctgcagccaaactctaggtcgcagggcaaacgaacttcacgacctaacatcaggcaggttggagtttGGCCTCTAGTTTCAtttacggccgagcggtaggccattaggaatgaatgaatgtgctggtcccaatctctttgatgttctgatacaactttggacaggtgtttacccatcgttcgatTCATCCtttcgaccattccatctgattgaggatgcgggggtgtcgttctggtcttattgacaccaattaatttataaacgttttggaaaaggtttgactcgaagtttcgcccttggtcggagtgcatctccaagggaacaccaaatcggctaaagaattctttaacaagtacctatGCAACGGTAGCACCTtattgatttggtatcgcataggcctcagtccatttcgtaaaataatccatggctaccaggatatatttatttccatcattcgtctctggaagtggacctgcaatgtcgattgctactctttccataggactaccaacattgtactgtttcatgggtgccccctttttaccaactggaccattactggttgcacacagttcacatttccggccccatcttcttacatcatctttacagttcgcccaatagaaccgttctcgaaccatTTGCAGAcacttcgtaataccaaagtatCCACCTGATgtaccgtcatgcaactgacgcaatacttctgacacttaacttttaggtacaatcaactgaagcttagtttctgtaccatcatcgttctcaaaggttctatacagaagatcatcttttagcactaggcaattccattggctccagtaacacttgacttctagactacatgcactaatgtcttgccaagaggGTTCTTCACTTCGACGCACCctatccaatactctttttatacatggatcatctgcttgagcgtcttgtagctgttgaggctgccattgatcattaatgacagtAGTTCGTCTCTCGGTGCAAAGTCGTTCTTTCAATCTGTGATTACAATTTGTATTGCATCGCCGTCTTGACCGAGCCTCTGCACTTGAATCACTTTGttttgttctgtccaatgattggctgtcgcaatagcttcaaattgtctaaggtatatggaccaagaagactttccatcaaatggtggcaatttgaatctcatatgatgtgtcgttatatctctaggtgattcttatttcactaccggatctaaagctactgtattaactgatggtagcactttcgtgttagttatcatggtctttaattgtttgatcttctcttctacgtcgtttaaatttttctgtatcttatcgaatgttcttgaaacttcttcaaatttcttttgttctgaatacatacttctttaattatttaagtcgaatcttctagatacattttcgaatttctcgtcgttttgtctagctgcttttttaataatttgagaagtttctttaatcatttgagacgtttcatcgaatcttttggaaatattctcgaattttccatcaattattctAGTTAAAAtcgcttcttctgctgattgaaactggaatgtTTCTTGGtcgtctccattcttgttgagaacagtcttcagtcgttcttggagtatcttttTGGACCCgttgcagtcttcatcgcgttcttctagttacGCACTCAACTGTCTTACtaaaagttgtactagcagcatctttggtcaggcacattcgtactttttaaatgtttttttgtacAAAGGTCACTACCGAACACCgtggatgttcccgacgaataatacttttcaaaagttcaaaagtctttttcaaaagtcactgctgaatttattttttaaataaatcaattatcctcacaccggacaccaactgtagcgagattaaataaaacgagcggttcgaatttatataagtatatttatttataagtttacagcacgaaaatatgTTATGAACTAAACTAAACTCAAGTCATAACagcgttacatatatatatatatatatatatatatatatatatatatatatatatatatatatatatatatatatatatatatatatatatatatatatatatatatataacagttattatgtactagaattttctggagtagtccacctctaattcgcctctTTGACGGGTCGATCTCTCCCACGCTCGATATCGCAGAAGCTTCTAgtcgctttcgagatgcaaccgttacatgggccacgTTGAATGCATGTTCTTAACAATATTTTagtctgttgtacaactttcataacaaataagttacctttggagaatcgctgaacttttgcgtaaagtcgtcttatAAAATCAATCTGCGTACAAAAGCCATCGTAATTCTAGTTTGGAAATTCATTTGTTGGGAAAGCTTAAGTTTTGTATTATATGTTTTACCGATCATCAAATTCTCAGCCAATATTTTAGGGTCAACAAACTTTTAAAAGATGttagtagttcagatttctttctttAGTGGTGTAGTTACCCTACCGGAAATACAATGTGAAttgtcctagccttttatatggACAGATTATTTCTGATCAGGCTTTTGTCAAGTTTGTGGCAAACATTTAATGCGGGTATACATTAAACAGTAGCAAAGGACGTAATAAACACAGCTTGGAACCTCACACTTAatttttagatgtttttttttatttctctcattcaaacaatacaaatatttataGTTATAGAGACAAATAGCTTTGTCTCTATCTAAATATCGTTAGACGAAAATTAACACTCACAACTGCAAAATTGTGATTAtgataaaataaatgtattattgTATAACATTATTGTATAACAGAATCGATTATCGTTTAAATATAAAGTTATATGCAATATTAATGCGGTCCTGGAATAAGTTCTACAATCCATACTGACAAATGTGTTGGTTAATACAAAACTTGTGTACAGCTGACTGCTTGCTTATTGGAGAGAGGACACAATCAACTAACAAGGAAGACCCAAACTGACACATTTGAAAGAACAGTGACATTtgtcaaataaaaacaaaaatcaactAATAATTTGGTACGAGAATAATGTTATAATCAACAGAATCAGTAAGTAAATTACAGTGACCGTGTCATCGGTAGAGTGAAATGAATTGTAACTAATATAAAATGCAAAGTGCCGGCTAATTAAGCTAGTTATACCTTTTAAAAACTTAAACTTATAGTGAGATACTTTCAAATGTATGGGATTGTGTAAAATTTAAGGATATTCCAGTGATTACAGTCAATTTACAAGTAAGAAaatttgtttatgtatattttctcattttatagaataaatatccaatataaataaaagaaagacGTCCTATAATTCATAAGAATTAGGTAAGTGCCTAATTTGATAACCTTGAGAAAAAATCATTACTAATGTTTAACCCAAATTATTGTTGACAAGAATAAGGAACTAAGTATAgaaaaattatttacatttttaaccCATTACtcaattaatataatatattcaaTGCATTCCTGAAGCTGTCCTGGAATTCAAAAGTCCTTGGAATTAGTTAAGCTTTTTTTATAAATCAAATTCAATCTGACCATGATtgttaaaaaaactaattatataTTCTTAACTATGTTTAGATCACCAAATAACTTTGACCATCAAACTAACCCATGCCAAATCCATTTGAATgcttaaataacttttaaattggCATTTACTTCTAGACATtttcaaaaaacatttaaaagtagTACACAAGGACACTATATTTGAGAGTATTGactttatttatattaagtttaaattattttaaggaaaatttgtttcaaaacatatatatcaccagtaataaaaaagttttattgatGGATAAGTTGATAAATATGTTAAACATGAGATATTATCTTTATCTTTGTACTATCAACTTCTGAGCTTACTACACTAGTCAGTATACTGtatgaaacaattttttaaatttttgtttgcaaaaatattttacaatttttattaatttagggAGAATATCTTCATAAATATTGTTattaacagaaaaaacaataagtaaTTTCTCATTCTTTATAAAATATTGTCAGAAAATCTTTTTGTGGTAGTTATGAGAGTTTTATTTTTCCTAAATCAGTTTATGAGAAACTGGTAACTGAAAATAACCTCTTTATTTCAGAACCTTAATACaatatttagtttaaaatatgatccaaataaattaattaaatggtATGTAAATAAGGGAGAAGCTGACCACTCAATAAGTCTCTCATAATATTAACCCTAGTATGTGTTAAATTTTTGTGTGTTTTATATTGTTGTGTCAATCCTGTGGTGTTCATTCAGGCTGAAGATTTTTCTGACCTGTTGGGTAATATTTCATTTGATCAAGGTAGTTTTTTGTGACTATACGAATTTTTTGGAGAGTGCTGAatactatattttaattttttgattaaattcTTTGTAATATCGTTGATAACTTTAAGTAGTAAATGGACTGTTAGTATTCAATAAatctaattaattaattcactataaatataaatatttaagattaagatcattcataattttattttagaattgTTTGAAAAACTATTTCAGGATTGAACAATGTTTCCTTATATTAGATATTTCTTATTTGAAATTTTATTCTCTATAATGTGGACATCATCACGTCTGTTCGTatttttctgttaaaaaaataCACTCCATGATATAATTTTCTGCATTTTACTTtactattatattttttctttatcccttaatctttcttttttatattttgacattCTGGACATAATTATTATAGGAAGcttgttgaatatttttttgcctatttttttAAATCCGGATATTGTTTTTCGTAAGTAATACTATGATTTTCTATAATTTACTGCATTTTTTGTATGGCAAGGCACATTTGTTAGCAGTTATTTTACTCCTTAGTATTTTTATTGgtaactttatattttattttcatttaaagtACTTAATTATGattaattaaatagttttaagTAATAGCAGTTTTTACCCAATATTTCTTAAATAAGTTATgtattttccatatatttctatGTTATGTAAGTATATAAcataattgtatatgttatatgtatatttatttatttatttacaagatgtcccaatttttacaaaaatttaacaaaaatagaaTATTCTAACCATAACAacaaaactaaaactaaatattaaataatgattaaataatgttaaacaaatgattaaattacaataaattaaattaaaatatattaaatttttctgaaaatcttATTAAGAATACTCCAAGTTAATGGTCTCTTATCTTCCATTTTTAACATACTCAATCAATGAGTGCTTAATTCTTGCAGATTTTATATCCAGCAGGTCATAAGATTGATACATTTTATAttgtactttattattatattatttgtttcaaaaagaAAGAAAGATAAGCTATGGATGCATAACAGAATATCTTAATTTCATGATATCAGGCTACTGCAGTTTTTAATAACTTTATGATTTTTTATCACATTGAAATTGAAAAATTACATGTTTATCATCATTTAACTGTATACAAGGTAGAGTGACTTTTATTTTAGCCTTTCTAACTATTTTGTCCTTTCGAAAAAGTAATTTAGCTTGAGTTTCTCAACATAGTGTGAAATATATGTGATGTGAAGAGTGCCTCTTACTCAATTTAAGAAATATGGAGGGTAATTGATCAGTTCGTATCCCAATTTGTGTAATTTTGCCTGTGTATCAGCCTCCTTATGAGCAGGTGGGATGTATTAATGCAAGAAAATTATTTTCCGAGACAAACCAGGACATTTTGCTGCTATAGTATATACTACTAATTGTTGTATCCTTTTACTGGAATATTATGTCTTGCAAAAAAACCTATTTACTTTATGGCCAATCTTGTATCTTGGCTTTTTTCTGTGAGCTTTCACTGGTTTTTCTAAACTGCTTCGACTGATTTCTTGTCTTTGGTATATAAAATGCACACATATCTTGTTAAATCTTTCATCATCATGCATCAGCAAATGCAAATTATTACCCCAATAATTCTGTAAAAATTATcaatttcacgtaaaaatcttatacaggttaTTGAAGATTCTAAGTCATGTgagggatagctgatgacaaaaccatgaatattgttttttaaatatttatttatttatatacggcatccatttacttacaatttttacaaagttacatcttaaaaacaataaattattaaaataacaatcacaagttttacaaagttacaccttaacaacaataaattattaaaataacaaacacctCAGAATAATACAAACATATAAGAATAATACAGATGTACAACAAACTTATTGTAagatactttttagttgttttagaGTCAAAAATATCCATTTGTCTTGGTAGGCTATTAGGACTCCGGACCAATTGTGTAGTTGGTTCATTGATACCATAATTAGTGAGGTGAAATGGCACTGAAAAGATTTCTGATTGTCTTCTACTAGGAACTTTAAGACTAACAAGCGATAAGAGTTGAGGACAATCTATAAAAGCATTGATACCTTTGTGTAAGAAACATAAATCTAACAATGTCCTCCTTGACTCAAGTGTTGGTAAGTTAAGACTATCTCTTACCCACTGATAGTTGTATTCCTCTCTCCTGTATCCACTCTTATAGGCTGCTACCCTTAAAAATTTATTCTGGACTCTTTCAATCTGTTGAATGTAACAGTGGTATGATGGGGACCATACAACTGATCCAAACTCCAGAATGGGTCTAACGAGACCATAATAAAGTTTtctaaatgtaaacaaagacaggtCCACTGATGTGCGTTGGATAAATCCCAGCACTTTCATCGCTCTATTTGTTACTTGGTTCCTTGATTCCCAAATCTAATACTTCATTTTTCGAGGCTAATGGCAATAGATAGACAGAATTTATTTGTCTAGAATGTACAATGTATAGAACATTACACAAATTTATCTGACAAGtcgaaaaaaaatattatatgttATACAAATGTATATACacattaaaagtttaaaattctttaaacaatcataaaaagttaaaaaaccaTCTTGCCCACACCactcagaccacgtcagcgcatactgTTCCCGCGCATActgagagtataaaagcagccacatgGGGTTAGACCGGCCGTCActtgacactgaggagtaggcagattgagacctcagtgctgtttgacggttcttgtatttatacagaacaagatatgtactggtacgtcacgagtgaggggagtaggcagattgagaccccaaactcgaacggaaccatatcactcttgataatggctccaaaatgggtgccgaaacgtcgagttttcaattctcaacgcggttcttcccgagaacttagtaattttcattcatctgaccgcggaaatttatccatccatccattatatatatatatatatatatatatatatatatatatatatatatatatgtatttatttcaaaaactaaaattgggcaaaatttaatatttttggacCTTCAATcattaattttgcataaactatTGGGTCAAATTAAATGTAGCATAGCTCAAATTAAAGCTTTTTGTAGCTTAAAAGttccataaaaaattataaccaacagTTTAGAGTAACAAGTGGAGGTTATTCCAAGTATTGCGCTTCATTACGCTAGGCTGGtttgaaaaattcaaaaatttactAACATTAATGCTCGAGATCATTCATTTGTCTCTATAGTTTGGACTATAGACGTTTTAGAACTTTCAAATAGATTTcaaagatttttacgtgaaatcactGATTTTTTCACAAGTAGATtgaactaaaatattaataagaaAGTCACATTCTAATGTATTTTCGACATTAATTTTGTACGCAACTGTCTGATACTTAAAGTTTTAGTCAAAAGACACGTGTAGAACGTCCACGTTTAAATTCAGCACTTTCAATTTTCATGAATTTTATTTGGTGCTACACCTTCcaaaattacataaattaaatttgacGTAGTTCCCCCGTTTATCGAGTTGTGGTTTACTTGTTGCTATTTTTATTCAAACTTTCGTGATTAAAATTCATTCATACGTAATGCTGCAGTGTGTACATAAAGtgtgaaaaataaatttattaatttataattcgaaaaaattcataaaacattttgaatACAGAATATCATCGTCTATCGATGCTATTCGAAAAAAAAGTCGATCAGCTCCaatgtgacaactacagaggtataaccttATTAACAACTTTTTACAAATtatagca
Coding sequences:
- the LOC140444232 gene encoding uncharacterized protein, whose amino-acid sequence is MKVLGFIQRTSVDLSLFTFRKLYYGLVRPILEFGSVVWSPSYHCYIQQIERVQNKFLRVAAYKSGYRREEYNYQWVRDSLNLPTLESRRTLLDLCFLHKGINAFIDCPQLLSLVSLKVPSRRQSEIFSVPFHLTNYGINEPTTQLVRSPNSLPRQMDIFDSKTTKKCSGGVKISVEESSAVMGTRSDAKCN